In Thiospirochaeta perfilievii, a single window of DNA contains:
- a CDS encoding Smr/MutS family protein, producing MGFDDILNQWESTKGLKKEPTNTPKKVKKVVSMSSFLDMYPPDEDSGEGIPEKMTPRQKRRNYRRMKPQETLDLHGFSLAAGIIELKDFLYRCKKRKIEKILIIHGKGLHSPNGDSVLRDGVIGELKALSFIGEIGHPSEKEGGAGATWAVIKY from the coding sequence ATGGGTTTTGATGATATTTTAAATCAGTGGGAAAGTACAAAGGGATTAAAGAAAGAACCTACTAATACTCCTAAAAAGGTAAAAAAAGTAGTTTCGATGTCCTCATTTTTAGATATGTATCCACCTGATGAGGATAGTGGAGAGGGCATTCCTGAAAAAATGACTCCAAGGCAAAAGAGAAGAAATTATCGTAGGATGAAACCCCAAGAGACTTTGGACCTACATGGCTTTTCCCTAGCCGCTGGGATTATTGAGCTAAAAGATTTTCTTTATAGGTGTAAAAAGAGAAAAATAGAGAAAATATTAATTATTCACGGAAAAGGACTTCACTCACCAAACGGTGATTCAGTTTTAAGAGATGGTGTTATTGGTGAGTTAAAGGCTTTATCATTTATTGGAGAAATAGGCCACCCCTCGGAAAAAGAGGGTGGAGCGGGTGCTACCTGGGCCGTTATTAAGTATTAA
- a CDS encoding tetratricopeptide repeat protein, translating to MVRNFLKIIIITSLLLLTSCERLIESSTILAGNQKFKSGDYQGSIIDYLTGLDSQTNRDYFYYNLGNVYSSLGESPSAFAVWNMANGDSNSSLKFSLLYNKGYLEFQEGNYELAYNHFKQALLLMPSSIKAKINLELSLNKMSAATYNQAPDSVKNSGDIGATDETKRILEYVRQKEAMTWGLNYQEEELENDW from the coding sequence ATGGTCAGAAATTTTTTAAAAATAATAATTATTACATCCCTACTTCTATTAACCTCCTGTGAGAGACTTATAGAGAGTAGTACAATTCTTGCAGGAAATCAAAAGTTTAAAAGTGGTGATTATCAAGGCTCAATAATAGACTACTTAACAGGATTAGATTCCCAAACAAATAGAGATTATTTTTATTACAATCTAGGTAATGTTTATAGCTCCCTAGGAGAGTCCCCATCAGCTTTTGCGGTGTGGAATATGGCCAATGGAGATTCAAATTCAAGCTTAAAGTTCAGTCTCTTATATAATAAAGGATATCTTGAGTTTCAAGAGGGTAATTATGAACTGGCATATAACCATTTTAAACAGGCTCTACTTTTAATGCCTTCAAGTATAAAGGCAAAAATAAATTTGGAGTTGAGCTTAAATAAAATGAGTGCTGCAACCTATAATCAAGCTCCCGATAGTGTTAAAAATAGTGGAGACATAGGTGCAACTGATGAGACCAAACGAATATTAGAGTATGTAAGACAGAAGGAGGCCATGACATGGGGATTAAATTACCAGGAAGAAGAGTTAGAAAACGACTGGTAG
- a CDS encoding BatD family protein — MGIKLPGRRVRKRLVALLLLLLSSSLFGQEMSVLPDILITGRVITLKIQTDFLYSENIEVGELELPDELSLISGPIVRPYRKRVDGKNQMFNQITWALRSKESGVYTIPNAEIYVKEKLYSVEVPLIKIFNNDERFNNYPLIVEWNKNIKKTIFVGESLPLVVEAYNLEEINFPDRVVTNNPRKGEIVEVSGLGDINPERVGEADLYRVPVASWIYTPFEAGMVTIPSVRVEINGLTRYTGSLEVEVLPVKDLNETGGVGEFLISTEISESQVTPEDMFHYKVRVSGQGNLPYFKFPEIKYDNLILIDKSENESISYTDNGYLGWREIDLTLQALDSGVKEIALSEVSWIDKNGSEIFYNGSISHLNVVSVKIVSEDIMPFLSFMKTPEIISSYRMFLYKNPLMWLFLGFSGLFYIIISLFKSIKKNRGKKGLLMTIAIMPLFLTSAIFAKGFEYQGELVAADKYIDSGDFESALVIYNDLSEKLPYNWGIFVNKSILWDKLDNVANSIYNIRLAERIAPTNSKIKQIKLYLSDSEESSQKQAKTSNGVNPDYIFIILLIFFNLLVLVLIRLLRVKSVTTYSMLFLTLLFSLLSVIMLIFIHSKNRVDAGIISQGGAPLTKVPNEMALDWMTLGEGNCVYIKGEWKDDYLIETEYGLQGWVSKDTILVLEER, encoded by the coding sequence ATGGGGATTAAATTACCAGGAAGAAGAGTTAGAAAACGACTGGTAGCACTTTTATTGCTTTTGTTATCTTCTTCTCTATTTGGCCAGGAGATGTCAGTTCTACCTGATATACTAATTACTGGTAGAGTTATAACATTAAAAATACAGACTGATTTTTTGTATTCTGAAAATATTGAAGTAGGAGAACTTGAGCTTCCTGATGAACTATCCCTAATCTCTGGGCCAATTGTAAGGCCGTACCGTAAAAGAGTGGATGGTAAAAACCAGATGTTTAACCAGATTACATGGGCTCTTAGGAGTAAAGAGTCTGGGGTTTATACAATACCAAATGCAGAAATTTATGTTAAAGAAAAACTCTACTCTGTAGAGGTTCCTCTTATAAAAATTTTTAATAATGATGAAAGATTTAATAATTATCCTTTAATTGTAGAATGGAATAAAAATATTAAGAAGACCATTTTTGTTGGGGAATCACTTCCCCTTGTTGTAGAGGCGTATAATTTAGAAGAGATAAACTTTCCAGATCGGGTAGTTACTAATAATCCTAGAAAGGGTGAGATTGTAGAAGTCTCTGGCCTTGGTGATATTAATCCTGAAAGAGTTGGGGAGGCGGACCTGTATAGAGTCCCTGTTGCATCTTGGATATATACTCCCTTTGAGGCTGGTATGGTTACAATCCCATCAGTAAGAGTTGAGATAAATGGTTTAACCCGTTATACAGGCTCTCTTGAAGTTGAAGTTCTACCTGTAAAAGATCTAAATGAAACAGGGGGAGTTGGTGAGTTCCTAATTAGTACAGAGATAAGTGAATCACAGGTTACACCTGAGGATATGTTTCATTATAAGGTTCGGGTTTCTGGACAAGGGAATCTCCCATATTTTAAATTTCCAGAGATTAAATATGATAACTTAATCTTAATTGATAAGTCTGAAAATGAGTCTATCAGTTATACTGATAATGGTTATCTAGGTTGGAGAGAGATAGACTTAACACTGCAAGCATTAGATTCTGGAGTTAAAGAGATCGCTCTTTCAGAAGTGAGCTGGATTGATAAAAACGGATCTGAAATCTTCTATAATGGTAGTATCTCCCATTTGAATGTTGTTAGTGTTAAGATCGTATCCGAGGATATTATGCCCTTCCTCTCATTTATGAAAACCCCTGAAATTATCTCATCTTATAGAATGTTTTTATATAAAAATCCATTAATGTGGTTATTTTTAGGTTTTAGTGGACTCTTTTATATAATAATCTCTCTATTTAAATCTATTAAGAAAAATAGAGGGAAGAAGGGCCTTCTTATGACTATCGCAATAATGCCCCTCTTTTTAACATCTGCAATTTTTGCAAAGGGTTTTGAATACCAGGGAGAGTTAGTTGCAGCAGATAAATATATAGATTCAGGTGACTTTGAAAGTGCACTTGTAATATACAATGATCTAAGTGAGAAGCTTCCATATAATTGGGGTATTTTTGTAAATAAATCTATCCTATGGGATAAATTAGATAATGTAGCAAACTCAATATACAATATTCGTTTAGCTGAGAGAATAGCTCCAACTAACAGTAAGATAAAGCAGATTAAACTCTATCTCTCTGACTCCGAGGAGTCTAGCCAGAAGCAGGCAAAAACCTCCAATGGAGTTAATCCTGACTATATTTTTATTATACTTCTAATATTTTTTAATCTATTGGTTTTAGTATTAATAAGGTTATTAAGAGTTAAAAGTGTAACTACCTACTCTATGTTGTTTTTAACTCTACTCTTCTCACTACTCTCTGTTATTATGCTTATTTTTATACACTCTAAAAATAGAGTAGATGCTGGAATAATATCCCAGGGTGGGGCTCCTTTAACTAAAGTTCCTAACGAGATGGCCCTAGATTGGATGACACTAGGAGAGGGTAATTGTGTATATATTAAGGGTGAATGGAAGGATGACTACCTAATTGAAACCGAGTATGGCCTTCAGGGTTGGGTATCTAAAGATACCATTTTAGTTTTAGAAGAGAGATAA